Genomic window (Granulicella arctica):
CCTTCGAGCCCTCGCGCAGGCGCTCCCCGACCGCATCCCCGCCGCAAGCTCCGGCACCATGAACAACCTCACCATCGGCGGAGTCGATCCACGAACCGGCCGTCCCTTTGCCTATTACGAGACCATCGCCGGTGGCATGGGCGCACGCCCCACAGCCGACGGCGTCTCCGGCATCCACACCCACATGACCAACTCCTCGAACACCCCCGTCGAGGCCCTCGAATACGCCTACCCGCTCCGCGTCCGCTCCTACAGCTACCGCCCCAACTCCGGAGGCACCGGCAAATTCCACGGCGGCGACGGCCTTATCCGCGAGATAGAAGTCACCGCACCCGCCCGAATTACCCTCCTCACCGACCGCCGCATCTTCCGCCCCTACGGCCTCGCCGGCGGAGACTCTGGCGCAACAGGACGCTCCCTGCTCGTCTCCAAAGACGAATCGAAAGAGCTACCCGGAAAATGCAGCTTCGAAGCCAAAGCAGGAGACGTCATCCGCATCGAAAGCCCGGGCGGCGGCGGCTGGGGCAAACCGTAACCTTCAAGATGCGCCTGCAACGAAGCACCACCTGAGCAGCGTCTTACATCTCGAGGACGATATGAACAGTCAAGTCACAATCACCCGCACAGACGACGGAGCTGTAACCAAGGTCAAGTCAGATGAAGGCGAACAGAGCAAGAAGTACGCCTCATGGGATGGCGCCATAAGCGAAGCTCGGGAGGCCAACCTCATCAGCACGGCAGAAGCCGTTGGCGCCAAAGTCCTCCCCCCGGGCTTCCCCCTCCGCAGCAACACAGACGCAGATACGTCATCCCTAAGCGCACGTGGCTTCGAGCAGGGAAAGATCTTACCCCCACAGTAATCCCACAGGAAGTCGCATCCCTGCCTCTAAACCTGTCATCCTGAGCGAAGTCGAGGGACCTGCGGTTGCCGTTGCCCTTCTTACCTCCACTAAGCTTGCTCCACCACACGCCAAAGTCCAGGCGGCATCCCCACACGCTGCCGAAACGCACGCACAAAGCTGACATCCGAAGGAAACCCACTCCGCAACCCAACCTCCTGCACAGACAAAGCTCCTCCTCGCAAGAGTCCCTTCGCCATTTCAATCCGTTGACTCAACAAGTATTGATAAGGGGTTTGCCCAAGGCTCCTCCGAAACTCCCGCGCAAAATGAAAAGCGCTCAGGTCCATCTCTTTCGCAATCGCATCAAGCCGCAGATCAACCTCAAGGTTGTCAGTCATATATTCCATCGCTCTGCGCAGCTTCCCAGTAGGCCACTGCCTTTCACTCACCGAAGCCTTCAGCGGAACCGACCCATAACCCCGCACCAGACTACTCGCCAGCCGAACCCCAAGCAGGTCGGCATAGAGACTCCCAAGCGGCCATCCCGTCTCCGCCTGCCGTCCCATCTCCAGCAGCATATGCTCCAGCCCACCATCGCGAAGCGACCATTGGTTCCGCACCTCAACTACGCCGCCTGAGTCACCAACAACGCTACGCACCAACGCAGGCTCCACAGACAGGATCAGCCGCTCCGTACCCTCCTGCCATCGCAACCGATCCCGCGTGCCCGGCCTCAGCAGAATCATCGATCCCGGCCCCGTCGCCTCCACCCTGTTTGCACCTTCGGACCACCACTCCATCGCCGCATGTCCACCGACTTGCAGATGGACGCAGAAGTCGCCATGCACATGCTCAGGAATCTCAATCGCGCCAATCGTGTGCCGCTCGAGCACGATCCCACGCCACGGCTGCTCCTTGCGCCGCACCCCTGACTTTGCCGGAATCAGCGGAACCGTGCGGCTGTCACGAACGACGGAGATCGGGCGCTGGCTGTCCATAGGTACATACTCACCATCCACCTATATCGCCAGCCATGCAAGCACGTCACCGCAAGAATTGCATACCGCCACCCTATCCCTGCCTCATCCTTGAATCAGGCCGGCAAGCCCGGAGCAAAGAGCACAAGGAGCAACACATGAGAAATCTCAGCACTCTCGTTAGCGAAGGATTCATTTGGGGAGTAGGCATTACCCGCCCCCGCA
Coding sequences:
- a CDS encoding helix-turn-helix domain-containing protein, producing MDSQRPISVVRDSRTVPLIPAKSGVRRKEQPWRGIVLERHTIGAIEIPEHVHGDFCVHLQVGGHAAMEWWSEGANRVEATGPGSMILLRPGTRDRLRWQEGTERLILSVEPALVRSVVGDSGGVVEVRNQWSLRDGGLEHMLLEMGRQAETGWPLGSLYADLLGVRLASSLVRGYGSVPLKASVSERQWPTGKLRRAMEYMTDNLEVDLRLDAIAKEMDLSAFHFAREFRRSLGQTPYQYLLSQRIEMAKGLLRGGALSVQEVGLRSGFPSDVSFVRAFRQRVGMPPGLWRVVEQA